Proteins from a genomic interval of Thermodesulfobacteriota bacterium:
- a CDS encoding integrase arm-type DNA-binding domain-containing protein codes for MPLTDTAIRNAKPATKPRKLSDERGLYLEVAPSGGKWWRLKYRFGGKEKRLSLGVYPDVGLKDARDRRDDARKLLANGIDPGAVRKAEKAAGTVRAANSFEVVAREWYAKFSPGWVPSHGGRILRRLEKDVFPWIGARPVAEVAAPELLRVVRRIESRGALETAHRALQNCGQVFRYAVATGRADRDPSGDLRGALPPVKERHHPSITDPKEIGALLRAIDDYTGDFVTKCALGLAPLVFVRPGELRRGEWSEVNMEAAEWRIPAERMKSRAPHLVPLSRQALDVLRELHPLTGAGRYLFPGARSSSRPMSENTVNAALRRLGYAKDEMTGHGFRSMASTLLNEQGWHRDAIERQLAHGERDSVRAAYNYAEHLAERRRMMQAWADFLDGLRKGGDVIPFRRGAAG; via the coding sequence ATGCCCCTCACCGATACCGCCATCCGCAACGCCAAGCCCGCCACCAAGCCCCGCAAACTCTCCGACGAGCGCGGCCTGTACCTGGAAGTTGCCCCCAGCGGGGGCAAGTGGTGGCGCCTCAAGTACCGCTTCGGGGGAAAGGAGAAGCGCCTGTCCCTGGGCGTGTACCCCGACGTGGGCTTGAAGGACGCCCGCGACCGGCGCGACGACGCCCGCAAGCTCCTCGCCAACGGGATTGACCCGGGGGCGGTCCGCAAGGCGGAGAAGGCCGCGGGCACGGTCCGCGCGGCAAACAGCTTCGAGGTGGTGGCGCGGGAGTGGTACGCGAAGTTCTCTCCCGGGTGGGTCCCGAGCCACGGCGGCCGCATCCTGCGCCGACTGGAGAAGGACGTGTTCCCCTGGATCGGAGCCCGCCCCGTGGCGGAGGTGGCCGCGCCGGAGCTCCTGCGCGTGGTCCGCCGGATCGAAAGCCGCGGCGCCCTGGAAACCGCGCATCGGGCCTTGCAGAACTGCGGGCAGGTGTTCCGCTACGCGGTGGCAACCGGCCGGGCCGACCGCGACCCTTCCGGCGACTTGCGCGGCGCCCTTCCCCCGGTGAAGGAACGTCACCATCCCAGCATTACGGACCCCAAGGAGATCGGGGCTCTTCTCCGCGCGATCGACGACTACACCGGGGACTTCGTGACGAAGTGCGCCCTGGGGCTGGCGCCGCTCGTTTTCGTCCGCCCCGGGGAACTGCGCCGCGGGGAGTGGTCCGAAGTGAACATGGAAGCCGCCGAGTGGCGAATCCCCGCGGAGCGCATGAAGTCGCGCGCCCCGCACCTTGTCCCCCTGAGCCGGCAAGCCCTCGACGTGCTGCGCGAGCTCCACCCCCTCACGGGCGCCGGCCGGTACCTGTTCCCCGGGGCCCGCTCCTCAAGCCGGCCGATGAGCGAGAACACCGTCAACGCGGCCCTGCGGCGCCTGGGGTACGCCAAGGACGAAATGACCGGGCACGGCTTCCGCAGCATGGCGTCAACCCTCTTGAATGAACAAGGCTGGCACCGGGACGCCATCGAGCGCCAGCTTGCCCACGGGGAGCGGGACAGCGTGCGGGCCGCCTACAACTACGCCGAGCACCTGGCCGAGCGGCGCCGCATGATGCAGGCATGGGCCGACTTCCTGGACGGGCTCCGCAAGGGCGGGGACGTGATCCCGTTCCGGCGAGGGGCGGCCGGGTAG
- a CDS encoding AlpA family phage regulatory protein → MAERLLRLPAVLSLVPWCRSTLYAKVKAGEFPPPVTLGARSVAWRESEVSAWIDGRPEALRRAA, encoded by the coding sequence GTGGCCGAAAGACTGTTGCGACTCCCTGCCGTCCTGTCCCTCGTTCCCTGGTGCCGGTCCACCCTGTACGCCAAGGTGAAGGCTGGCGAGTTCCCCCCTCCTGTGACCTTGGGGGCGCGTTCGGTAGCTTGGCGCGAGTCTGAGGTTTCCGCCTGGATCGACGGCCGCCCCGAAGCTCTGCGCCGGGCCGCCTGA
- a CDS encoding cyclodeaminase/cyclohydrolase family protein, whose translation MSIYEKTVSEYLDVAASKSPTPGGGSVSAVVAANAAAMVSMVANLTLGKKGYDEVQGLAQETAAGCAKLIAQLKDLTAKDMQAFDIFMQAWKLPSGSDAEKKAKDEAMEKAAQNASQVPLDICKVCLEILKYAAKLAPVGNKGAISDVGVGAYVAEAAMKACMLSVDINLPSIQTASFKQMLVSERARLFTEAEELKILALADVKKRL comes from the coding sequence ATGTCCATTTACGAAAAGACCGTCAGCGAGTACCTCGACGTCGCCGCCTCCAAGAGCCCGACCCCGGGCGGGGGAAGCGTGAGCGCGGTGGTGGCCGCCAATGCGGCGGCCATGGTGAGCATGGTGGCCAACCTCACCCTGGGCAAGAAGGGCTACGACGAGGTCCAGGGCCTGGCCCAGGAGACCGCCGCCGGCTGCGCCAAGCTCATCGCCCAGTTGAAGGACCTCACCGCCAAGGACATGCAGGCCTTCGACATCTTCATGCAGGCCTGGAAGCTGCCGTCGGGCAGTGACGCCGAGAAGAAGGCCAAGGACGAGGCCATGGAGAAGGCGGCCCAGAACGCCTCCCAGGTGCCCCTCGACATCTGCAAGGTCTGCCTCGAAATCCTCAAGTACGCCGCCAAGCTCGCCCCCGTGGGCAACAAGGGCGCCATCTCCGACGTGGGCGTGGGGGCCTACGTGGCCGAGGCGGCGATGAAGGCGTGCATGCTCAGCGTCGACATCAACCTGCCCTCCATCCAGACCGCCTCCTTCAAGCAGATGCTCGTCTCCGAGCGCGCCCGCCTCTTCACCGAGGCCGAAGAGCTCAAGATCCTGGCCCTGGCCGACGTGAAGAAGCGGCTGTAG